A single Thermosynechococcus vestitus BP-1 DNA region contains:
- a CDS encoding phosphoribulokinase produces the protein MSSKPDRVVLIGVAGDSGCGKSTFLRRLADLFGEDFMTVICLDDYHSLDRKQRKEMGITALDPRANNFDLMYEQIKALKNGESIMKPIYNHETGTIDPPEKVDPNHVIVIEGLHPLYDERVRSLIDFSVYLDISDDVKIAWKIKRDMAERGHSYEDVIASINARRPDFMAYIDPQKQYADVVLQILPSQLAKEEKVGNILRVRMLQREGIPGFEPVYLFDEGSTITWIPCGRKLTCSYPGIRLSYGPDEYYGHPVSVLEVDGRFEKLDELIYIESHLSNTSTKHYGEVTELLLKHRDYPGSDNGSGLFQVLTGLKMRATYERLTSRDAATVTNR, from the coding sequence ATGAGCAGTAAGCCAGACCGTGTGGTTCTCATCGGCGTTGCTGGAGACTCCGGCTGTGGTAAATCAACGTTTTTGCGCCGACTGGCCGATCTGTTTGGCGAAGACTTTATGACTGTGATTTGTTTGGATGACTATCACAGTCTGGATCGCAAGCAGCGGAAAGAAATGGGGATTACAGCGCTTGATCCCCGCGCCAACAACTTTGATCTGATGTACGAGCAGATCAAGGCTCTCAAAAATGGCGAATCAATCATGAAACCCATCTACAACCACGAAACGGGGACGATTGATCCGCCGGAGAAGGTGGATCCCAACCACGTGATTGTGATTGAAGGCCTGCATCCCCTCTATGATGAACGGGTGCGATCGCTCATTGATTTCAGTGTTTATCTCGACATCAGTGACGATGTAAAAATTGCTTGGAAGATCAAGCGCGACATGGCTGAGCGGGGCCATAGCTATGAAGACGTCATTGCCTCCATCAACGCCCGTCGCCCTGACTTTATGGCCTATATCGATCCCCAAAAGCAGTACGCTGACGTGGTTTTGCAAATTCTGCCAAGCCAGTTGGCCAAAGAGGAAAAAGTCGGCAATATCCTGCGGGTACGGATGCTGCAACGGGAAGGCATCCCCGGCTTTGAGCCAGTCTATCTCTTTGATGAAGGCTCAACGATTACTTGGATTCCCTGCGGTCGTAAGCTCACCTGCTCCTATCCGGGCATCCGCCTCAGCTACGGACCTGATGAATACTATGGTCACCCCGTTTCGGTCTTAGAAGTGGACGGTCGCTTTGAAAAACTCGATGAACTCATCTACATTGAAAGCCACCTGAGTAATACCTCCACCAAGCACTACGGCGAAGTGACGGAACTCCTGCTGAAGCACCGTGACTATCCGGGTTCCGATAATGGATCGGGTCTATTCCAAGTGCTAACGGGGCTGAAAATGCGGGCTACCTATGAGCGCTTGACCTCGCGG
- a CDS encoding (2Fe-2S) ferredoxin domain-containing protein yields MVNLPTFCLEGTVEEIFYKKGRPKVVILKTPTGRVWIKLEKSLRRELAQVPKVGDRLRLEGTVKEKYDGWVKQYQASHLEFLATAQATAARGSQPCRVLICQKSSCCRRGAKELWQELEAQQLPITLKATGCMGECKRGPAVVILPQKKRLTRANAQQIRELVCSTEA; encoded by the coding sequence GTGGTTAATTTGCCGACATTTTGCCTTGAGGGCACGGTTGAAGAGATCTTTTACAAGAAAGGACGGCCCAAGGTCGTGATTTTGAAAACCCCCACGGGAAGAGTCTGGATCAAGCTGGAAAAGTCGCTACGGCGCGAATTAGCACAAGTTCCCAAGGTGGGCGATCGCCTGCGGCTAGAAGGTACTGTCAAGGAGAAGTACGATGGCTGGGTCAAGCAATACCAGGCAAGCCATTTAGAATTTTTAGCAACGGCTCAAGCCACAGCAGCAAGGGGTTCTCAGCCCTGTAGGGTGCTCATTTGTCAAAAATCCTCTTGCTGTCGCCGGGGCGCTAAGGAACTCTGGCAAGAACTAGAAGCCCAACAGCTCCCCATTACCCTGAAAGCGACAGGCTGTATGGGGGAATGCAAACGGGGACCAGCGGTGGTTATCCTGCCCCAGAAAAAGCGGCTCACCCGTGCCAATGCCCAACAGATTCGCGAGCTAGTTTGCTCGACTGAGGCTTAG
- a CDS encoding 50S ribosomal protein L32 has product MACPKKKTSKSKRSMRRAAWKRQAALQAQRALSIGKSILTERAQGFYFPEAEEENEDEQE; this is encoded by the coding sequence ATGGCCTGCCCCAAAAAGAAAACCTCAAAGTCCAAGCGCAGTATGCGCCGTGCTGCCTGGAAGCGCCAAGCTGCCCTTCAAGCACAACGCGCCCTTTCGATCGGCAAGTCTATTTTGACTGAACGTGCCCAAGGGTTCTACTTCCCTGAAGCCGAAGAAGAGAACGAAGACGAGCAGGAGTAA
- the crtG gene encoding 2,2'-beta-hydroxylase CrtG — translation MIPYNLSDPRLFGIMVGVMFLMVVSRLLLVAGFFSLVYVVASWTPLRKRRVNLRPYQRGQFWQEFGWSLVTAAIFALAGAIAAVMWQRGWTAVYLELNSPWDYMYFPVSIGLVLLLHETYYYWLHRWMHQPKIYRRVHRVHHHSIVASPWTAFSFHPWEACLQAIFLPLIIVLVPLHPYAIVIQLSLMTLSSVINHLNLEIYPRGFAEHWLGQWLIGATHHSLHHSQFRCNYGLYFTFWDRWLGTESRDYLPLFRDRTQG, via the coding sequence ATGATTCCCTACAACCTCAGTGACCCCCGCCTCTTTGGCATTATGGTTGGGGTGATGTTTTTGATGGTCGTCAGCCGCCTATTGCTAGTGGCTGGCTTTTTTTCGCTGGTGTATGTCGTGGCTTCCTGGACGCCCCTGAGGAAACGACGGGTAAATTTGCGGCCTTACCAGCGAGGACAGTTTTGGCAGGAGTTTGGCTGGTCATTGGTGACAGCGGCTATTTTTGCGCTGGCGGGGGCGATCGCCGCCGTGATGTGGCAGCGGGGCTGGACAGCGGTTTATCTGGAGTTAAATTCCCCTTGGGACTATATGTACTTTCCCGTGAGCATTGGCCTTGTGCTGCTGCTCCACGAAACCTATTACTATTGGCTCCATCGCTGGATGCACCAACCAAAAATTTATCGCCGTGTCCATCGGGTACATCACCATAGCATTGTTGCCTCCCCCTGGACTGCCTTTTCGTTTCATCCCTGGGAGGCCTGCTTACAGGCGATTTTTCTGCCGCTGATTATTGTGCTTGTGCCGCTGCACCCCTACGCCATCGTCATCCAGCTCAGCCTCATGACGCTCTCCAGTGTGATTAACCATCTGAATTTAGAGATTTACCCCCGTGGCTTTGCGGAACATTGGCTGGGGCAGTGGTTGATTGGGGCCACCCACCACAGTTTGCACCACAGTCAATTTCGTTGTAACTATGGCCTCTATTTCACCTTTTGGGATCGCTGGTTGGGAACAGAAAGTCGTGATTACCTGCCTCTGTTTCGCGATCGCACCCAAGGCTGA
- a CDS encoding heavy metal translocating P-type ATPase, protein MSLSSSLDSQAPEVAILRVSGLRCAGCVRSLENQLKEQPGVNAAAVNLVTGTAVVTYSPNETTPTAIVESLNQGRFQATLAEANVLLELPTTAEETSLPRLAIALVLLILSSVGHGINLLPGHWPMLEAMIWHWGLATIALVLPGWEILREGIAGLSQGRPNMNTLVALGALGAYLTSTVAWLWPALGWQCFFDEPVMILGFILLGRSLEQRVRQQAQRDLRSLLALQPKQALWQPSLTASDRWPIPVSRIQVGDWLWVDAGEPFPADGTIVTGETLVDESMLTGESLPVAKGVGAFVLAGSRNVGAAVTLRVERCGRASFLGQILDLVVQAQNRKAPVQQMADVVAGYFGYGVLLLAAGTALFWGAIAPHFFPEITNNTPLLPLKLALSVLVIACPCALGLATPIALLVGISRAAAKGLIIRGGDVLQHSQQLDTIVFDKTGTLTTGELEVAEIHLYGDLSLETVLYLLASLEHKSRHPLAVAIQKAWAATNQTTELATVTELETVLGLGISGWIEGHYYQAGRLSWLRDQGIDSPPLAVETHVALARDRQLMAVVTFRDRLRPEAVSTIQALQAQGYEIHVLTGDTAKAAQQLLEPLGLLPVNIHPDLQPQQKLALIEEWQTKGKTVAMVGDGMNDAPALTAAQVGISLGSGTEVAIEAADIILTRNHLEDVLAVLALSRATFRKIQQNLLWAVAYNIVALPIAAGVGLPLWGLSLTPGLAAAGMAFSSIIVVLNSLSLSRAN, encoded by the coding sequence GTGTCCCTAAGTTCAAGTCTTGATTCCCAGGCCCCTGAGGTAGCAATTCTGCGGGTGAGCGGCCTGCGTTGTGCTGGCTGTGTGCGATCGCTGGAAAATCAGTTAAAAGAGCAGCCGGGCGTCAATGCTGCGGCCGTGAATCTGGTGACGGGAACCGCCGTCGTCACCTATTCCCCCAATGAAACAACCCCCACCGCCATTGTCGAGAGCCTCAACCAAGGCCGCTTTCAGGCCACCCTTGCAGAAGCCAATGTCCTTTTGGAACTGCCCACGACCGCCGAGGAAACCTCTTTGCCAAGGTTGGCGATCGCCCTTGTGCTCCTGATTCTCTCCAGTGTCGGCCACGGGATTAATCTGCTGCCGGGACACTGGCCCATGTTAGAAGCGATGATCTGGCACTGGGGGCTAGCGACGATTGCCCTTGTCCTACCGGGGTGGGAGATTTTGCGGGAGGGAATAGCTGGCTTGAGCCAAGGGCGCCCAAATATGAATACGCTGGTGGCTCTTGGCGCCTTGGGGGCTTACCTCACCAGTACGGTGGCGTGGCTGTGGCCGGCCTTGGGGTGGCAGTGTTTCTTTGATGAACCAGTGATGATCCTTGGGTTTATTTTGCTGGGGCGATCGCTGGAGCAACGAGTCCGCCAACAGGCACAACGGGACTTGCGATCGCTCCTCGCCCTGCAGCCAAAACAGGCACTATGGCAACCGAGTTTGACCGCTAGCGATCGCTGGCCCATTCCCGTCAGTCGTATCCAGGTGGGAGACTGGCTGTGGGTGGATGCTGGGGAACCCTTTCCCGCCGATGGCACGATTGTAACCGGGGAGACCTTGGTGGATGAATCCATGCTCACGGGGGAGTCTCTACCGGTGGCCAAAGGGGTAGGGGCATTTGTTCTAGCGGGCAGTCGCAATGTGGGTGCGGCGGTCACCCTACGGGTAGAACGCTGTGGTCGAGCCTCCTTTCTCGGGCAGATTTTAGACCTTGTGGTGCAGGCACAAAATCGCAAAGCACCGGTGCAGCAAATGGCAGATGTGGTGGCGGGCTATTTTGGCTATGGCGTGTTGCTCTTAGCAGCAGGCACGGCGCTTTTTTGGGGGGCGATCGCCCCCCATTTTTTCCCAGAAATCACCAATAACACGCCCCTATTGCCCCTAAAGCTGGCCTTAAGTGTGTTGGTGATTGCCTGTCCCTGTGCCCTTGGCCTTGCCACCCCGATCGCCCTTCTTGTGGGCATCAGTCGTGCCGCTGCCAAAGGCTTAATTATTCGCGGCGGCGATGTTCTCCAGCACAGTCAACAGTTGGACACGATTGTCTTTGACAAGACGGGCACACTGACGACGGGTGAACTCGAAGTAGCAGAGATTCACCTGTACGGGGACCTCTCCTTAGAAACCGTCCTGTACCTACTGGCCAGCCTAGAGCACAAGAGTCGCCATCCCCTTGCGGTAGCGATTCAGAAGGCATGGGCTGCGACCAACCAGACAACAGAACTAGCAACGGTGACTGAGCTGGAAACTGTCCTTGGACTGGGGATCAGCGGTTGGATTGAGGGGCATTACTATCAAGCGGGACGTCTCAGTTGGCTGCGTGATCAGGGCATTGACTCCCCTCCCCTAGCGGTAGAAACCCATGTGGCCTTGGCCCGCGATCGCCAGTTGATGGCGGTGGTCACCTTTCGCGATCGCCTGCGCCCAGAGGCAGTGAGCACCATTCAAGCCCTGCAAGCCCAAGGCTATGAGATTCATGTCCTCACGGGCGACACCGCCAAAGCGGCACAACAACTCCTAGAACCCCTCGGCCTCCTCCCAGTCAATATCCACCCAGATCTGCAACCACAGCAAAAGCTGGCCCTCATTGAGGAGTGGCAAACTAAGGGCAAAACAGTGGCAATGGTTGGGGATGGCATGAATGATGCCCCCGCTCTGACAGCAGCTCAGGTGGGGATTAGTCTTGGCAGTGGTACAGAGGTGGCCATTGAAGCAGCAGATATTATCCTCACCCGCAATCATCTGGAGGATGTGCTCGCCGTCCTAGCCCTCAGCCGTGCCACCTTCCGCAAAATTCAGCAGAATCTTCTGTGGGCCGTGGCCTACAATATCGTCGCTTTACCTATTGCAGCCGGTGTCGGATTACCCCTGTGGGGACTCAGTCTCACGCCCGGGCTTGCGGCCGCTGGCATGGCCTTCAGTTCCATTATCGTTGTTCTAAATTCCCTAAGCCTCAGTCGAGCAAACTAG
- a CDS encoding ABC transporter permease yields the protein MLPLTLSRLWTISRNVFNETLRERVLYVTAVFAIGLALAIVILGQVSAGTQDKISLDVGMAGISLFGLLIAAFVGGGLLNKEIEKRTILVMLAKPISRAEFIVGKHLGLSAVLLVLVALMTLILFILMSLNQFAYPAGPLMVTSFYIALQLALLTAAALLFGSFTSSLIATLLTVALYFMGHFSQNLVILSQKMESDTVRQLMQFLYLIFPDLSRLDFKNTAVYGMLPSVPELVANAFYGVVYTVALLAIATWIFSRRNF from the coding sequence ATGTTACCGTTAACGCTGAGTCGCCTCTGGACAATTAGCCGGAATGTTTTCAATGAAACACTGCGGGAGCGGGTTCTTTACGTCACTGCTGTTTTTGCCATTGGCCTAGCCTTAGCGATTGTGATTTTGGGACAGGTGTCAGCAGGAACCCAAGACAAAATTAGCCTTGATGTGGGGATGGCAGGAATTTCCCTCTTTGGCTTGCTGATTGCCGCCTTTGTCGGGGGGGGGTTGCTCAATAAAGAGATAGAAAAACGCACGATTTTGGTGATGTTGGCGAAACCCATCAGCCGTGCCGAATTTATTGTTGGCAAACATTTGGGCTTATCGGCGGTTCTGCTGGTACTGGTGGCACTGATGACGCTGATTCTGTTTATTCTCATGAGCCTGAATCAGTTTGCCTATCCCGCTGGTCCTTTGATGGTGACCTCTTTCTACATTGCGCTGCAACTAGCCCTCTTAACGGCAGCCGCTTTGCTTTTTGGTAGTTTCACCAGTTCATTGATTGCGACGCTCCTAACGGTGGCACTGTACTTTATGGGGCACTTTAGCCAAAACTTGGTTATTCTCAGCCAAAAGATGGAGAGTGACACCGTACGGCAACTGATGCAGTTTCTCTATCTGATTTTTCCCGATTTATCCCGCTTGGATTTTAAGAATACGGCGGTCTATGGAATGTTGCCGTCTGTACCGGAACTGGTGGCCAATGCCTTTTATGGCGTGGTTTATACGGTGGCCCTGCTGGCGATCGCTACCTGGATTTTCTCTCGTCGCAACTTTTAG
- the trxB gene encoding thioredoxin-disulfide reductase, whose translation MTPPRIENVVIIGSGPAGYTAAIYAARANLKPLMFEGYQIGGLPGGQLMTTTEVENFPGFPEGIQGPQLMARMKAQAERWGTEMVTEDVIQVDFSQRPFLISSAERQVYAHSVIICTGATAKRLHLPGEEQYWTKGVSACAICDGATPIFKDVELAVIGGGDSAAEEAVYLTKYGSHVHLLVRSDKMRASKAMQDRVFANPKITVHWQTEAREILGDGNLMTGLRIINKATGEESLLPVRGLFYAIGHTPNTQLFKDFLELDSVGYIVTRHGTQTNVEGVFAAGDVQDHEYRQAVTAAGSGCMAALDAERWLSARGLIQEFHQRATETQPAATAKPTASPQQEFDPNAIKHRGSYALRKLFHESDRLLLVKYVSPTCGPCHTLKPILDRLVEEFDGKVQLIEIDITEDSAIAEQAGVTSTPTIQLFKNKELLEVIVGMKPKSQYRETLQRYLS comes from the coding sequence ATGACACCGCCACGGATTGAAAACGTTGTCATTATTGGGTCTGGCCCTGCGGGCTACACAGCAGCTATCTATGCCGCCCGTGCCAACCTGAAACCGTTGATGTTTGAGGGCTATCAAATTGGGGGGCTGCCCGGGGGCCAACTCATGACCACGACGGAAGTGGAAAACTTTCCCGGCTTTCCCGAAGGCATTCAAGGGCCACAACTGATGGCACGGATGAAGGCGCAAGCGGAGCGCTGGGGCACGGAAATGGTGACTGAAGATGTGATTCAGGTGGATTTTAGCCAACGCCCCTTTCTCATCAGCTCAGCGGAGCGGCAAGTCTATGCCCACAGCGTGATTATCTGTACGGGTGCCACAGCCAAACGACTCCATTTGCCCGGTGAAGAGCAGTATTGGACCAAGGGCGTGTCCGCCTGTGCCATTTGTGATGGCGCAACACCCATTTTCAAGGATGTGGAGTTAGCGGTGATTGGCGGCGGCGATAGTGCGGCAGAGGAAGCTGTTTATCTCACCAAGTATGGCTCCCACGTGCATCTCCTGGTGCGTAGTGACAAAATGCGAGCCAGTAAGGCCATGCAGGATCGTGTGTTTGCCAATCCTAAAATTACAGTTCACTGGCAAACCGAAGCACGGGAAATTCTTGGCGATGGCAACTTAATGACGGGTCTGCGGATTATCAATAAAGCCACAGGGGAAGAATCCCTCTTGCCGGTGCGGGGTTTATTCTATGCCATTGGCCACACGCCCAATACCCAACTCTTCAAGGATTTTCTGGAATTGGATAGCGTTGGTTATATTGTCACTCGCCATGGGACACAAACAAATGTAGAGGGAGTCTTTGCTGCTGGGGATGTTCAAGACCATGAATACCGCCAAGCTGTAACCGCAGCAGGCAGTGGTTGTATGGCAGCCCTTGATGCAGAACGTTGGCTTTCAGCGCGGGGGCTCATTCAGGAGTTTCACCAAAGGGCAACGGAGACCCAGCCCGCAGCAACGGCGAAACCCACCGCCTCTCCACAACAGGAGTTTGATCCCAATGCCATTAAACATCGGGGCAGCTATGCCTTGCGCAAACTCTTCCACGAAAGCGATCGCCTTCTGCTGGTGAAATATGTCTCCCCCACCTGTGGTCCCTGCCATACGCTCAAGCCCATTTTGGATCGACTGGTGGAGGAATTCGACGGCAAAGTGCAGCTCATTGAAATTGACATCACTGAGGATAGCGCGATCGCCGAGCAAGCGGGGGTTACCAGTACCCCTACCATTCAACTTTTCAAAAATAAGGAACTCCTAGAGGTGATTGTCGGTATGAAACCCAAGAGTCAGTACCGCGAGACCCTCCAACGCTACCTTTCCTAG
- a CDS encoding sulfite exporter TauE/SafE family protein — protein MITEIGVLTVAGLAAGFVNAIAGGGTLISFPALVAIGLPPVVANLTSTVALVPGYLGATVAQYQELKGQQRRLGWLFPTAVAGGITGAILLLHTNEALFNALIPYLLLLAAVLLGVQEQVRAWLLGRISAPDRSEVGAIPLVFIAAVYGGYFGAGLSVILLAVLGLVLQESLRRLNGLKQILAFGINLAAAAFFALSGEVVWPVAWGMAIATLVGGLLGGKFAGAVDPRLLRWTVVLLAVLLAISYWLQQL, from the coding sequence ATGATTACTGAGATCGGAGTCCTGACCGTTGCAGGTCTGGCGGCGGGCTTTGTCAATGCCATTGCCGGTGGGGGAACACTGATTAGTTTTCCAGCTTTGGTGGCGATCGGCTTGCCGCCAGTGGTTGCCAATCTCACCAGCACAGTTGCCTTGGTTCCCGGTTACTTGGGAGCGACAGTGGCCCAATACCAAGAGCTCAAGGGTCAGCAACGGCGCCTTGGTTGGCTCTTTCCCACTGCAGTGGCGGGGGGGATCACAGGAGCAATCTTACTGCTGCACACCAACGAGGCACTGTTCAATGCCTTAATTCCCTATTTGCTGCTTTTGGCCGCTGTTCTCTTGGGGGTTCAGGAGCAGGTGCGGGCCTGGTTACTGGGGCGGATCAGTGCGCCAGATAGGTCTGAAGTGGGAGCTATTCCCCTGGTATTTATCGCGGCGGTCTATGGTGGCTATTTTGGTGCGGGCTTGAGTGTGATTTTGCTAGCCGTGCTGGGCCTTGTTCTCCAGGAAAGCTTGAGGCGCCTCAATGGCTTGAAGCAAATTTTAGCCTTTGGGATTAATCTGGCTGCTGCTGCATTTTTCGCCCTGTCTGGGGAGGTGGTATGGCCGGTGGCTTGGGGGATGGCGATCGCCACCCTTGTTGGCGGACTTCTAGGCGGTAAATTTGCCGGTGCAGTCGACCCCAGGCTGTTGCGCTGGACGGTCGTGCTTTTGGCTGTCCTGTTGGCGATCAGCTATTGGCTGCAACAGCTTTAA